A region from the Pelobates fuscus isolate aPelFus1 chromosome 3, aPelFus1.pri, whole genome shotgun sequence genome encodes:
- the N4BP3 gene encoding NEDD4-binding protein 3, which translates to MAAAQTYSLSSNTGSHPGFQSFTPDSVSYKCDMGSVSSLIEKHDLSPDDFKLDFRPIPNSHGPGNFLKKGLQQREFLSYLHITKKDGKSSKKFPTGLGFRREHSVEGGENEFPVLYHKDRRGTDFSKTSLPERGHFEKSRFGPSALKPSNGKNFTSMQSLCSSGGHKLSKSNGSLNTLGSVSTPPRHGPLKTNNHYINYHEKEHEEEEHDTLSDSRQNSINSFNTYSPAFTVARGQISASMGHINHIGGSLDRASRVARDMTSGEKTTLSCKSMATLSRLQCSGEPPPPYEYSLSVEDVTRQLEEKLHEKGVELRQLRRNPSDNDDPFAQVFEDKRRLWMEELDELKQMYMSKLHQISQQALRSQRALQLQLYKVQQEKKRLQEELNSLRGECEDLRQKQSQPENLSPKLEESKWEISQKAGEISLLKQQLRDSQAEISQKLGEVFSLKNQLRDAKDFAKEKERETAELTARVRALETQGTNLCSESGDARPLNSKDNTEDVERLKAELMLERRQNESQILNFETEKKVWKAEKDKVLRYQKEIQASYLEMYRRNQALEKQVQEMKPILEQSQSTPSIWMDAIESFETT; encoded by the exons ATGGCAGCTGCACAGACATACAGTCTATCTTCTAACACTGGGAGCCACCCCGGATTCCAATCTTTCACCCCTGACTCGGTCTCTTATAAATGTGACATGGGCAGCGTGAGCAGCCTTATTGAGAAGCACGACTTGTCGCCTGATGATTTTAAGTTAGATTTTCGACCGATTCCAAATTCCCACGGCCCAGGAAACTTCCTGAAAAAAGGGCTGCAGCAGCGAGAGTTTCTGAGCTACCTGCATATTACTAAGAAGGATGGTAAAAGCTCAAAGAAGTTCCCCACAGGGCTGGGGTTCAGAAGGGAGCATAGTGTGGAGGGTGGGGAGAATGAATTCCCAGTCTTGTACCATAAAGATCGCAGAGGAACAGATTTTAGTAAGACCTCACTCCCCGAAAGAGGACACTTTGAAAAG TCTCGCTTTGGACCTTCTGCTTTAAAACCATCAAACGGGAAGAACTTCACATCTATGCAAAGCTTGTGTTCATCTGGTGGCCACAAATTATCCAAAAGCAATGGCAGTCTGAACACTCTTGGTAGTGTGAGCACCCCACCTCGCCATGGGCCTTTAAAGACAAACAACCACTATATAAATTACCATGAAAAAGAACACGAGGAAGAGGAGCATGATACCCTGTCTGACtcaagacaaaactccattaacagCTTTAACACATACAGCCCTGCATTCACCGTAGCTAGAGGCCAGATAAGTGCTTCAATGGGGCACATCAACCACATAGGAGGATCCTTGGACAGAGCTTCGCGAGTGGCTAGAGATATGACATCTGGTGAGAAGACCACGCTGTCATGCAAGAGCATGGCCACTCTAAGCAGACTACAGTGTTCAGGAGAGCCCCCACCACCCTACGAGTATTCTCTGTCTGTTGAGGATGTAACTCGGCAACTGGAGGAGAAACTACATGAGAAAGGAGTAGAATTGAGGCAACTGAGGAGAAACCCAAGTGACAATGATGACCCCTTTGCCCAG GTGTTTGAGGACAAGCGACGGCTTTGGATGGAGGAGCTGGATGAATTGAAGCAGATGTACATGTCTAAGTTGCATCAGATCTCCCAGCAGGCCCTGCGCAGCCAGCGAGCACTACAGTTGCAGCTGTACAAAGTCCAACAGGAGAAGAAACGTCTTCAAGAGGAGCTGAATTCACTGAGAGGGGAGTGCGAGGACCTGCGACAAAAACAGTCGCAACCAGAAAATCTCAGCCCTAAGCTGGAGGAATCCAAGTGGGAG ATCTCTCAGAAAGCTGGTGAGATTTCTCTCCTCAAGCAACAACTCCGAGATTCTCAAGCAGAAATTAGCCAAAAGCTAGGGGAAGTTTTCTCCTTGAAAAATCAGCTTAGAGATGCAAAGGACTTTGCgaaagagaaagagagggagactgCGGAGCTCACCGCTAGAGTCCGTGCTTTAGAGACGCAAGGTACCAATCTGTGCTCTGAATCGGGCGATGCAAGGCCCTTAAACTCGAAAGACAACACTGAGGATGTAGAAAGGCTGAAGGCGGAATTGATGTTGGAGAGGCGTCAGAATGAATCACAAATCCTGAACTTTGAGACTGAGAAAAAAGTTTGGAAGGCGGAAAAGGACAAAGTACTGAGGTACCAAAAGGAGATACAGGCTAGTTACCTTGAAATGTATCGTCGCAATCAGGCCCTTGAGAAGCAGGTTCAAGAGATGAAGCCAATTCTAGAACAGTCACAGAGCACACCTTCAATCTGGATGGATGCTATTGAATCTTTTGAGACGACTTGA